One region of bacterium genomic DNA includes:
- the tgt gene encoding tRNA guanosine(34) transglycosylase Tgt: MKFDILTTDHKTLARRGRLTLNHGTVETPVFMPVGTQGTVKATSQEELIEMGFEIILGNTYHLYLRPGHELIRSLGDLHKFINWKGNILTDSGGFQVFSLEHIRKIGEDGVVFRSYVDGSYHEFTPERVMEIQSALGSDIVMAFDECAPYPCTEDYARKAMIRTHEWAKRSLASHDSSQAFFGIVQGSTYPELRSESAEFIASLNTDGIAIGGVSVGEGKELMMNAVDWSVPHLPEAKPRYLMGVGTPEDILDAVIRGIDMFDCVLPTRLGRNGSLYTSQGRINIKNNKFIDDFSPVDPECDCWCCRNYSAAYLRHLYKCDEILASRLATYHNLYFYRTLMINIRQAIEQNRLTEYRKEFLAKYRMHRASVHDEVSRQENNNGSKHSYSGERPARP, encoded by the coding sequence AGGCACCCAGGGGACTGTGAAAGCAACCAGCCAGGAAGAACTCATCGAAATGGGTTTTGAGATCATCCTGGGCAACACTTATCACCTGTATCTGCGCCCCGGTCATGAGCTGATTAGGAGCCTTGGCGATCTGCACAAATTTATAAACTGGAAAGGCAATATCCTCACTGACAGCGGCGGGTTTCAGGTTTTCAGCCTGGAGCACATACGCAAAATTGGCGAGGACGGTGTCGTCTTCAGGAGCTATGTAGACGGCTCGTACCATGAGTTTACGCCCGAACGTGTAATGGAAATCCAGAGCGCATTAGGTTCCGATATAGTAATGGCATTTGACGAATGTGCCCCCTACCCCTGCACCGAGGATTACGCCCGTAAGGCTATGATCCGCACGCATGAGTGGGCAAAACGCTCACTTGCGAGCCACGATTCGAGTCAGGCGTTCTTTGGAATTGTGCAGGGCAGCACATATCCCGAGCTGCGAAGCGAAAGTGCAGAGTTTATTGCGTCGCTTAATACCGATGGGATCGCTATAGGTGGAGTATCAGTTGGTGAAGGCAAAGAACTGATGATGAATGCAGTCGACTGGTCGGTCCCGCACCTGCCTGAAGCCAAGCCTCGCTACCTGATGGGTGTAGGGACACCCGAAGATATACTTGACGCGGTGATCCGCGGGATAGATATGTTCGACTGCGTGCTCCCGACACGCCTTGGGCGCAACGGCTCGCTGTATACGTCTCAGGGCAGGATCAACATCAAGAACAATAAGTTTATAGACGACTTTTCGCCGGTCGACCCTGAGTGCGACTGCTGGTGCTGCAGGAACTATTCGGCAGCCTACCTGCGTCATTTATATAAGTGTGATGAAATCCTCGCCTCGCGCCTTGCGACATATCACAACCTGTACTTCTATCGAACCCTGATGATAAATATCAGACAGGCTATAGAACAAAACCGCTTGACCGAATATAGAAAAGAGTTCCTCGCAAAGTATCGCATGCATCGCGCATCGGTTCATGACGAAGTCTCTCGTCAGGAGAATAATAATGGATCAAAACATAGTTACTCTGGAGAGCGTCCGGCACGACCCTAA
- a CDS encoding HD domain-containing protein, producing the protein MDQNIVTLESVRHDPKVRTFIEAANTQMNALGYTEHGFRHAGIVAETARNIIDSLSNNGRTAELAAIAGYLHDIGNAINRLGHPDTAALMAFSLLNEMGMPATEVAEVIAAIGNHEEELGAPVSAISAALILADKSDVHHSRVQNQNPLTFDIHDRVNFSVQKSNMRVDQENKSINLELTTDDQSASVMEYFEIFLSRMLMCRRAADFFGYKFKLIINGVDM; encoded by the coding sequence ATGGATCAAAACATAGTTACTCTGGAGAGCGTCCGGCACGACCCTAAGGTCCGCACCTTTATAGAGGCCGCGAACACTCAGATGAATGCACTCGGCTACACAGAGCATGGCTTCAGGCATGCAGGCATTGTCGCTGAAACCGCTCGTAACATAATAGACAGCCTCAGTAACAACGGCAGGACGGCCGAGCTTGCCGCGATTGCCGGTTACCTTCACGACATAGGCAACGCGATCAATCGTCTCGGGCATCCAGATACTGCTGCGCTGATGGCATTTTCGCTGCTCAACGAGATGGGAATGCCTGCGACTGAAGTGGCTGAAGTCATCGCGGCTATAGGCAACCACGAAGAAGAACTCGGCGCGCCGGTGAGCGCCATAAGCGCCGCGTTGATATTGGCGGATAAGTCGGATGTGCACCACTCCCGTGTGCAAAACCAGAACCCGCTCACATTCGATATCCATGACCGCGTGAACTTCTCAGTGCAAAAGTCCAATATGCGCGTCGATCAGGAGAACAAGAGCATTAACCTGGAACTGACCACTGATGACCAGTCCGCCTCAGTGATGGAATATTTCGAGATATTCCTGAGCCGCATGCTCATGTGCCGCCGTGCAGCAGACTTTTTCGGCTACAAGTTCAAGCTCATAATCAACGGCGTGGATATGTAA
- a CDS encoding GNAT family N-acetyltransferase → MTIRRAKQEDKEALWSIQTQAIRRQGLSHYSLEQVDTWAGGNTHRPEMYTESIDKDVFLVADDDGRVVGFTHLKDQTGEICALYVHPDYMGRGIGRMLFERVQEETHRVNITKLYVKASLNAVEFYKKMGFISDQQIMHRFRGGMQIPCMIMSKVI, encoded by the coding sequence ATGACCATACGCAGGGCAAAACAGGAAGATAAAGAGGCTTTGTGGTCAATCCAGACTCAGGCCATACGGCGTCAGGGACTGAGCCACTATAGTCTTGAGCAGGTAGACACATGGGCTGGAGGAAATACGCATCGACCGGAAATGTACACAGAAAGCATCGATAAGGATGTCTTTCTTGTTGCCGATGATGATGGCAGAGTCGTTGGATTTACACACCTTAAGGATCAAACCGGTGAAATTTGCGCGCTCTACGTACATCCCGATTATATGGGCCGAGGCATCGGCAGAATGCTTTTTGAGAGAGTGCAAGAAGAAACCCACCGTGTAAATATCACCAAATTGTATGTGAAAGCCTCGCTGAATGCAGTGGAATTTTATAAGAAAATGGGATTTATATCAGACCAACAGATCATGCATCGTTTCCGCGGCGGTATGCAAATACCCTGCATGATCATGTCAAAGGTCATATAA
- a CDS encoding AAA family ATPase, whose product MNLYIGATRQNDGKTITCLGLISALKKRLPNVGYIKPVGQRYIEINSHKIDEDALLIKKVYDLKGNLEDMSPIAVPRHFTEDYIDNPNRADLVDKIMAAFTRVSMGNDIVVVEGTGHAGVGSVFDMSNGDVASLLGCRAVIVSSGGIGRPIDEILLNKAMFDASGVEILGAIVNKVEEEKYEKVKSYVTRGLERKGIDVLGVMPYRPMLSNPTVEQLLEDIDGELVSGERGLRNVVGKMVIGAMPPHQAIEYMRSDALLITPGTRDDIILAAMSSCILGHTPSVAGMILTGGTTPQPNIMELVAKTYIPVILVRDDTYSVASKIAKLIVKIRPGDFEKISAAEALVDEFVDVDRIIEKLRKGN is encoded by the coding sequence ATGAACTTATATATAGGCGCAACACGGCAAAATGACGGCAAGACAATTACATGCTTGGGTCTGATCTCCGCACTCAAGAAACGTCTGCCGAACGTGGGATATATCAAACCGGTCGGGCAGAGATATATTGAGATAAACAGCCATAAGATTGACGAAGATGCCCTGCTGATCAAGAAAGTTTACGATCTCAAAGGTAACCTCGAAGACATGTCTCCGATTGCCGTTCCGCGTCACTTCACGGAAGACTACATAGACAACCCCAATCGAGCAGACTTGGTGGATAAAATAATGGCTGCCTTCACGCGCGTGTCCATGGGTAATGATATCGTTGTCGTGGAAGGCACGGGGCATGCCGGGGTCGGGTCGGTGTTCGATATGTCTAATGGTGATGTCGCATCATTGCTCGGATGCAGGGCTGTTATAGTGTCTTCGGGCGGTATCGGACGGCCTATAGATGAAATTCTGCTCAACAAAGCAATGTTCGATGCATCCGGTGTTGAAATTCTGGGAGCGATCGTCAATAAAGTCGAGGAAGAAAAATACGAAAAAGTGAAGTCCTACGTCACGCGAGGGCTTGAAAGAAAGGGAATCGACGTATTGGGTGTGATGCCGTATCGACCTATGCTATCCAACCCCACCGTTGAGCAACTGCTTGAAGATATTGACGGCGAACTGGTAAGTGGTGAGCGAGGGCTGCGCAATGTTGTTGGCAAGATGGTGATCGGCGCAATGCCTCCTCACCAGGCCATCGAATATATGCGAAGTGATGCTCTGCTCATAACTCCCGGCACACGTGATGATATAATCCTTGCAGCAATGAGTTCGTGTATTTTAGGACACACGCCGAGTGTGGCAGGAATGATCCTGACCGGTGGGACAACACCTCAGCCCAACATCATGGAACTGGTCGCAAAAACATACATTCCCGTAATCCTTGTCCGTGATGATACATACAGCGTTGCCTCAAAGATAGCCAAGCTGATCGTCAAAATCAGACCTGGAGATTTCGAGAAGATATCCGCTGCGGAAGCGTTGGTGGACGAGTTTGTGGATGTTGATCGCATAATAGAAAAGCTTCGTAAAGGTAATTAA
- a CDS encoding bifunctional folylpolyglutamate synthase/dihydrofolate synthase → MSENLTYDQALEYMNGLLVFGIKFGLDRIRALSEALGSPHKQLRVIHVGGTNGKGSTAAFIQAILSEAGYRTALYVSPYVRDMRERIQIDGRMIGREEFADIISEIKPVADKLSETDLGPVTEFEVKTMAAYLYFARQRVDFAVMEVGLGGRFDATNIVEPYVTVITNVSLDHMDRLGDTVGKIAFEKAGIIKTGSVLVTAVDDEEAWRVIMDRAREEGAEVWRVMSSHSRKSGSPSADVQFKYTSKDCDFSIRGPQMQMIGLKPGLTGQFQHVNAATAIAAVLALEKYEVRIPQQAIRAGIAYAYIPGRLEVMQDNPKLIVDGAHNPAAARSLAKAVRENFKYDRLILVIGMLSTHPCEGVLARLAPMASLIIATQSKWKKALPVQKLADEARKHCDNVEIVMNVPDAVNRALEIADKNDLILVTGSFYTVGEVKI, encoded by the coding sequence ATGAGCGAAAACCTTACATATGACCAGGCGCTCGAATATATGAACGGGCTCCTGGTATTCGGAATAAAGTTCGGGCTGGACAGGATAAGAGCTTTGTCAGAGGCCTTAGGCAGCCCCCATAAACAGCTCAGGGTCATTCATGTAGGCGGCACAAACGGCAAAGGCTCCACTGCCGCATTTATTCAGGCAATCTTGAGTGAGGCGGGGTATCGGACAGCTCTTTATGTGTCACCTTACGTGCGCGATATGCGTGAGAGGATCCAGATTGATGGACGTATGATCGGCAGAGAAGAGTTTGCCGACATCATAAGCGAGATAAAGCCGGTCGCCGATAAGCTCAGTGAAACAGACCTGGGACCCGTGACTGAGTTTGAAGTCAAGACAATGGCAGCATATCTCTATTTTGCCAGACAGCGTGTTGACTTTGCAGTGATGGAAGTAGGCTTGGGAGGCAGATTCGATGCCACAAATATTGTTGAGCCGTATGTGACCGTGATTACAAATGTCAGTCTCGACCATATGGACCGTCTTGGTGATACGGTGGGCAAGATCGCGTTCGAGAAGGCCGGAATAATCAAAACCGGCAGTGTGTTAGTGACTGCAGTTGATGACGAAGAAGCCTGGCGAGTAATAATGGATCGGGCAAGGGAAGAAGGTGCTGAAGTCTGGAGAGTGATGAGTTCGCACTCCAGAAAGTCCGGCTCACCATCAGCCGATGTTCAGTTCAAATACACCAGCAAGGACTGTGACTTTTCGATTCGCGGTCCGCAAATGCAGATGATAGGCTTGAAGCCCGGGCTGACAGGTCAGTTTCAGCATGTCAATGCGGCCACAGCCATAGCTGCCGTGCTTGCACTGGAAAAATATGAAGTGCGTATACCCCAGCAGGCAATTCGTGCAGGTATAGCTTATGCTTATATTCCAGGTCGGCTGGAAGTGATGCAAGATAACCCTAAGCTGATCGTGGATGGTGCGCACAATCCCGCTGCTGCTCGAAGTCTTGCAAAGGCTGTGCGCGAGAACTTCAAATATGACAGACTTATTCTGGTGATTGGAATGCTGAGCACTCATCCATGCGAAGGTGTGCTCGCACGGCTCGCACCTATGGCATCGCTCATAATAGCAACACAGTCCAAATGGAAAAAAGCTCTGCCTGTACAAAAACTGGCAGACGAGGCTCGAAAACACTGTGATAACGTGGAGATTGTGATGAATGTGCCGGATGCGGTGAACCGTGCGCTTGAGATCGCAGACAAGAACGATCTGATACTGGTTACCGGCTCGTTTTATACTGTAGGTGAAGTCAAAATTTAG
- a CDS encoding class II aldolase/adducin family protein, with translation MEKDSLQLRQEIIKACLHLSEIGQFIGTWGNISVRVEEGFVITPSAVDYTTMTPEDFVVVSMDGQKVSGQAVPSSETELHRRLLAIRPDLGAFVHTHAPYATCLACAHKSLPVIVEDMAQIIGGEVRCTRYASGGRSKDLSEEACAVIGDDSSAVLLANHGAVIGGRTLGEAVTACRILEKAAFIYISAAAIGGAHPIPEECIIEERNRLLYRYGIEDVTNLSPTE, from the coding sequence GTGGAAAAAGACAGCCTGCAACTCAGACAAGAGATCATAAAAGCATGCCTTCATCTGTCCGAGATAGGCCAGTTCATAGGCACTTGGGGCAATATTTCCGTGAGAGTGGAGGAAGGCTTTGTTATTACTCCGTCCGCTGTTGATTACACAACTATGACCCCGGAAGATTTTGTCGTAGTCTCTATGGATGGCCAAAAAGTCAGTGGGCAGGCAGTGCCATCATCGGAGACGGAATTGCACAGACGGCTGCTGGCCATCAGGCCGGATTTGGGGGCATTTGTGCACACACATGCCCCCTACGCGACCTGCCTGGCATGCGCTCACAAGTCTCTGCCCGTGATAGTCGAAGACATGGCTCAGATAATCGGCGGTGAAGTTAGGTGCACCAGATATGCATCAGGAGGCAGAAGTAAAGATCTCTCGGAAGAGGCCTGTGCAGTGATTGGAGACGATTCATCTGCCGTGTTGCTGGCAAACCATGGCGCTGTTATAGGAGGCCGCACACTCGGCGAGGCTGTCACGGCATGCCGCATCCTGGAAAAGGCAGCATTTATATATATCAGCGCAGCCGCAATAGGTGGAGCACATCCTATACCGGAAGAATGCATCATCGAAGAGCGTAACAGACTTCTTTACAGATATGGCATAGAAGATGTAACGAACCTATCGCCAACTGAATAA
- a CDS encoding response regulator transcription factor — protein MENVLKKDETGAGKPRVLVIDDEENVCELITLYFEKAGYEVICTGDGSEGMDMVRTQKPDLVILDLMLPGIDGLDVCKEIRKTSNVPLIMLSARVDEVDRVLGLEIGADDYVTKPFSPRELLARVKAVLRRAAYVPSPDEQQVLNMPGLSVSRISREVIVGEQRIDLTPKEFDLLWYLASNRNRVFTREQLLEQVWAYQEFYGDERTVDQHIKRLRRKIEINGSPCRITTIWGVGYKFEIREPAAAL, from the coding sequence ATGGAAAACGTACTCAAGAAGGATGAGACCGGAGCCGGTAAGCCCCGGGTGCTGGTGATAGACGACGAAGAGAATGTTTGCGAACTTATCACCCTTTATTTCGAGAAGGCAGGCTATGAAGTTATCTGCACCGGCGACGGCAGTGAAGGTATGGACATGGTCCGCACCCAAAAACCGGATCTCGTGATTCTTGACCTCATGCTTCCTGGTATAGATGGGCTCGACGTCTGCAAGGAAATCCGAAAGACGAGCAATGTTCCCCTAATTATGCTCAGCGCAAGAGTTGATGAAGTTGACCGTGTCCTTGGTCTTGAGATAGGGGCGGACGATTATGTGACCAAGCCGTTCTCGCCGAGAGAGTTGCTGGCTCGTGTGAAGGCAGTGCTGAGAAGAGCCGCATATGTGCCGAGTCCCGATGAGCAACAGGTTCTGAATATGCCGGGACTGTCTGTAAGCAGGATTTCAAGAGAAGTTATAGTCGGAGAGCAGCGCATTGATCTGACTCCGAAAGAATTCGACCTGCTCTGGTATCTTGCCTCAAACAGAAACCGCGTGTTTACCCGTGAACAGCTTTTGGAGCAAGTCTGGGCATATCAGGAGTTTTACGGAGACGAAAGGACTGTTGATCAGCACATAAAGAGACTTCGCAGGAAGATCGAGATCAACGGAAGCCCATGCAGAATAACGACCATTTGGGGTGTGGGCTACAAGTTCGAGATCAGAGAACCGGCTGCAGCTCTTTAA
- a CDS encoding beta-lactamase family protein, with the protein MKTETGIDDKRLSAARQLFEEGINKQLYPGGAVLASYKNEVIMQVCAGHTDFSHTAEVNENTLFDLASLTKPIATAPAVLALYQDGLVSLDQCVTEFFPERHLPHLEKVTLRHLLTHTSGLPSWRALYSNAHTRKQAIDELFAIDLEHEPGTAYTYSCLGYIMLGLVIEAVSGESMDQFVKRRLFQPMGMPNTLFNPSPTKYLCCATDHSKTRARMLVGEVHDDNAFVLGGVAGNAGLFSNILDLATFCRHITIREQLCKKIPLEDAVLKLMFQNAVPEKIGMQSVGWFMKGNEMFPGGEFVSKFAIGHSGFTGTAMVIDPACELFVILLTNRVCLDDSGMEFRKQRRSVFDAIVGAIV; encoded by the coding sequence ATGAAAACAGAGACCGGGATTGACGACAAGAGACTGTCAGCGGCACGGCAGCTTTTTGAAGAGGGAATCAATAAGCAGCTATATCCCGGCGGTGCTGTGTTGGCATCATATAAAAATGAAGTGATTATGCAGGTCTGTGCAGGACACACAGACTTCTCACATACCGCGGAGGTAAACGAAAACACGCTTTTCGATCTTGCGTCCCTCACAAAACCTATTGCAACCGCTCCGGCTGTGCTTGCGTTATATCAAGACGGATTGGTCAGTCTCGACCAGTGCGTCACAGAATTTTTCCCCGAAAGGCATCTGCCTCATCTTGAGAAAGTGACACTGCGCCATCTGCTCACCCATACATCGGGTCTGCCGTCATGGCGCGCTCTATATTCAAATGCTCATACTCGCAAGCAGGCGATAGATGAGCTATTTGCAATTGACCTTGAACACGAGCCTGGAACTGCCTATACATATAGCTGCTTGGGATACATAATGCTCGGGCTAGTTATCGAAGCGGTGAGCGGTGAAAGCATGGACCAATTTGTAAAGAGGCGTCTTTTCCAGCCTATGGGCATGCCAAACACATTGTTCAACCCATCGCCTACAAAATATTTGTGCTGCGCAACCGATCACTCCAAGACTAGGGCGCGAATGCTCGTCGGCGAGGTCCACGATGATAATGCCTTTGTATTGGGCGGTGTTGCAGGAAACGCCGGGCTTTTTTCTAATATTTTGGACCTGGCAACATTTTGCCGGCACATCACAATTCGGGAGCAATTATGCAAAAAAATACCACTTGAGGACGCTGTTCTTAAACTGATGTTCCAAAATGCTGTACCCGAAAAAATTGGGATGCAGAGCGTGGGATGGTTTATGAAAGGCAATGAAATGTTCCCCGGCGGTGAGTTTGTGTCTAAATTTGCCATTGGTCACTCCGGTTTCACGGGTACGGCGATGGTAATCGACCCGGCCTGTGAGCTGTTTGTGATCTTGCTGACCAATAGAGTCTGTCTTGATGATAGTGGAATGGAGTTCCGAAAACAGCGCAGAAGTGTTTTTGATGCCATAGTCGGCGCTATTGTGTGA
- a CDS encoding deoxyguanosinetriphosphate triphosphohydrolase — MNIRETYEQLEKEILSADAVCASNSKGRQRPEAQDSVRTCFQRDRDRIIHCKSFRRLKHKTQVFIDPEEDHYRTRLTHTLEVAQIARTISRALRLNEDLTEAIALGHDLGHTPFGHAGESALDEVIREFVPDGSFRHSQQSLRVVDVLENKGVGLNLTYEVRDGILHHSKGNADLAIDSRGPSTLEGRIVKISDRVAYVNHDIDDAIRAGIITEDDLPVSCVEILGKNHSDRIGAMVSDIIFYYAGKRTIGMSEPFRKATNRLKDYLFQHVYGRDVTGIAELKHAGEMLKELFRFYMADPDQLYSIYSESSTSTQNTRELARHVCDFISGMTDRYAQKDHMHKFGKQHYRKITDDLQIA, encoded by the coding sequence ATGAATATACGCGAAACATACGAACAACTGGAAAAAGAAATACTCTCTGCCGACGCAGTCTGCGCATCCAACTCCAAAGGCAGGCAGCGACCGGAGGCGCAGGACAGCGTCCGCACATGTTTCCAGCGCGACCGTGACAGGATCATTCACTGCAAATCGTTTCGCAGGCTCAAACACAAGACTCAGGTTTTCATCGACCCGGAAGAGGACCATTACCGCACACGTCTGACCCATACTCTTGAAGTCGCTCAGATCGCCCGCACGATCTCACGTGCTCTCCGCCTCAATGAAGACCTTACCGAAGCAATAGCTCTGGGCCATGACCTCGGCCATACTCCGTTTGGTCATGCCGGTGAATCGGCGCTTGACGAGGTAATACGAGAATTTGTCCCCGATGGCTCCTTCAGACATTCGCAGCAGAGCCTGAGAGTGGTTGATGTGCTTGAAAACAAAGGAGTTGGGCTTAATCTGACTTACGAGGTCAGGGACGGCATTTTGCATCACTCCAAAGGTAATGCGGACCTTGCTATCGACTCCCGCGGTCCATCCACTCTCGAAGGCAGGATCGTAAAGATAAGCGACCGAGTGGCATATGTGAACCACGACATTGACGATGCGATTCGCGCGGGCATTATCACCGAGGATGATCTGCCGGTGAGTTGTGTTGAAATACTCGGCAAAAATCACTCGGACAGAATCGGCGCAATGGTAAGTGATATTATCTTCTACTACGCCGGAAAAAGAACAATCGGGATGAGCGAACCGTTTAGAAAAGCCACCAATCGGCTTAAAGACTATCTCTTTCAGCATGTCTATGGCCGCGATGTGACCGGTATTGCCGAGCTAAAGCATGCCGGTGAAATGCTTAAAGAGCTTTTCCGGTTCTATATGGCCGACCCGGATCAGCTATATTCGATATACAGCGAGTCTTCCACATCAACCCAAAACACAAGAGAGCTTGCTCGACATGTCTGTGATTTCATCTCAGGTATGACCGACCGCTATGCACAAAAAGACCATATGCATAAATTCGGAAAGCAGCATTACAGGAAGATTACAGACGACTTACAAATTGCTTGA
- a CDS encoding inorganic phosphate transporter, whose translation MSLYLVITIIAVALIFDFLNGFHDAANSIATVVATKVLSPFQAVLWAAFFNFVAPLVFGVHVADTVGKTVNAAIFTPHTMLIIALAGLCGAVFWNIITWYFGLPTSSSHALIGGLAGAGLTAAHILTGSMKNVLNWEKIDTIAAFIVLAPMIGMVIGFFVMVIVMWLFRRTSPRRVDNLFRHLQLLSAAAYSIGHGTNDAQKTMGVIAIVLLTSGHLQPTANGIIPVPVEVKLACAAAIALGTMSGGWRIVKTMGLGITKLKPVGGFCAETAGAITIIGSTMAGIPVSTTHTITGAIVGVGATNRLSAVKWGVASRIVWAWILTMPLSALMASGVYLLIHLCQ comes from the coding sequence ATGTCACTATATCTTGTAATAACGATCATTGCTGTTGCCCTCATTTTTGACTTCCTGAACGGTTTCCATGACGCGGCAAACTCGATTGCCACAGTTGTCGCGACAAAGGTGCTTTCACCATTTCAGGCAGTATTGTGGGCAGCTTTTTTTAACTTCGTGGCACCGCTCGTATTCGGTGTGCACGTTGCGGATACAGTCGGCAAAACCGTCAATGCAGCTATTTTCACACCCCACACAATGCTTATCATTGCCCTTGCGGGACTATGCGGGGCAGTTTTTTGGAATATCATAACCTGGTATTTCGGACTTCCAACCAGTTCTTCTCATGCTCTGATCGGCGGCCTTGCGGGCGCAGGCCTTACGGCCGCACACATCTTGACCGGATCGATGAAAAACGTATTGAACTGGGAGAAGATCGACACAATCGCCGCCTTTATCGTGCTCGCTCCAATGATCGGCATGGTAATCGGCTTTTTTGTCATGGTGATCGTTATGTGGCTGTTTCGCAGAACCTCGCCGAGAAGAGTGGACAATTTGTTCAGACATCTGCAGTTATTGTCCGCAGCCGCATACAGCATAGGCCATGGCACAAATGACGCTCAGAAAACAATGGGTGTTATTGCCATTGTGTTGCTCACAAGCGGCCATTTGCAGCCGACTGCAAACGGCATTATACCGGTACCAGTTGAGGTCAAACTGGCATGTGCGGCTGCAATTGCGTTGGGAACGATGTCCGGCGGTTGGAGAATTGTCAAGACCATGGGTTTGGGTATTACCAAACTCAAACCTGTAGGCGGTTTCTGCGCAGAAACCGCAGGAGCAATAACTATCATAGGCTCGACTATGGCAGGCATTCCCGTCAGCACAACGCACACTATCACCGGCGCCATTGTCGGAGTCGGTGCGACAAACAGACTGTCTGCTGTAAAATGGGGAGTGGCCAGCAGGATCGTGTGGGCATGGATTTTGACAATGCCGCTGTCTGCACTTATGGCGTCTGGCGTATATTTACTTATTCACCTTTGTCAATAA
- a CDS encoding DUF47 family protein: protein MGLRIIPREEAFFDLFKAQAANVVEGAVLLKDLLEDYTDIDQKRMKIEKAESFGDEIAHKIIEKLNMTFITPMDREDIHALSSALDDILDFINATAQRLNLYGVISISPEAIELANIVLRAAEETLALTESMKNLKDVKGMKRRWIEVNRLENEGDKVSRNAIAGLFKNEKDPIEVIKWKELYEHLETAIDKCEDAANIVEAVALKNA from the coding sequence ATGGGCCTGAGGATTATACCAAGAGAAGAGGCTTTTTTTGATCTGTTCAAGGCGCAGGCGGCAAATGTTGTCGAAGGAGCTGTGCTGCTAAAGGATCTGCTCGAAGACTATACGGATATCGATCAGAAGAGAATGAAGATAGAAAAGGCCGAAAGCTTTGGGGACGAGATAGCTCACAAGATCATCGAAAAGCTCAATATGACATTTATTACACCAATGGACCGCGAGGACATCCATGCGCTCAGTTCAGCGCTGGATGATATTCTGGACTTCATAAATGCGACCGCTCAGCGGCTGAACCTATATGGAGTGATCTCAATAAGCCCAGAGGCTATAGAGCTGGCCAATATAGTGCTGCGCGCAGCCGAGGAAACCCTTGCATTGACAGAGAGCATGAAAAACCTCAAGGATGTCAAAGGCATGAAAAGACGCTGGATAGAGGTCAATCGGCTCGAAAACGAAGGTGACAAAGTCAGCCGCAACGCCATCGCCGGCCTTTTCAAAAATGAGAAAGACCCCATCGAAGTAATCAAATGGAAGGAACTATACGAGCATCTGGAGACTGCCATCGATAAGTGCGAAGACGCAGCAAATATTGTCGAAGCCGTTGCTCTAAAGAATGCTTAA
- a CDS encoding DUF4405 domain-containing protein has product MKSVVSLILVVSFVVTAVTGLLMMFAHIRQLTPVHELMSLVMVIAAVFHIVLNAGCIWCYIKQKPVLACVLLIITIAITSLITISAPHGHKSHGDPGFEHGRQAIDPD; this is encoded by the coding sequence ATGAAGAGTGTGGTATCGCTGATATTAGTTGTCTCTTTCGTGGTTACTGCCGTTACAGGCCTATTGATGATGTTTGCACACATCCGTCAACTAACGCCTGTGCATGAACTGATGTCCCTCGTAATGGTAATTGCTGCTGTCTTCCACATAGTTTTGAATGCCGGATGTATCTGGTGTTATATCAAACAAAAGCCAGTGCTCGCGTGTGTGCTGCTAATAATAACAATCGCAATTACTTCGCTAATTACAATCTCCGCACCGCACGGACATAAAAGTCATGGTGACCCCGGCTTTGAGCATGGCCGACAAGCAATTGACCCGGATTAG
- a CDS encoding cold shock domain-containing protein: MQIGVVKWFNDAKGYGFIATEEGKDIFVHYSAINMDGRKTLFEGQQVEFEIADGPKGPQAANVSAVSA; this comes from the coding sequence TTGCAAATTGGTGTCGTAAAGTGGTTCAACGACGCTAAAGGGTATGGCTTCATCGCTACAGAAGAAGGCAAAGACATCTTCGTGCACTATTCGGCTATTAATATGGATGGCCGGAAGACCCTATTTGAAGGGCAGCAGGTGGAGTTCGAGATTGCCGACGGCCCTAAAGGCCCGCAGGCGGCTAATGTCTCCGCGGTGTCGGCGTAG